A genomic stretch from Ureibacillus composti includes:
- a CDS encoding alanine/glycine:cation symporter family protein translates to MEQFVGWLNGILWGPVTIYGILIVGLLFSALTRFVQVRQIREMFSLMFKGEKSEAGVSSFQALSIALSGRIGTGNIVGTASAIAFGGPGAIFWMWITGMIGASSAFVESTLAQIYKEKKNGQYRGGPAFYIEKGTGIRALGVIFAIAAIVAMAVLMPGVQSNAISKAMNNAFGVDPTIIGIITVVILGIIIIGGVKRIANAAEVIVPFMAIAYILMAVLIIIMNIQEVPAVFALIFKSAFNLDATFGGMIGAAVAWGVKRALYANEAGQGTGAHPAAAAEVSHPVKQGLVQTASIYLDTMGICTATALMILFTGQYNVQVGSSDGPLVVENVQGATYSDFTQLAVGSAFTSFDNFGSAFVAIALFFFAFTTLMAYYYIAETNVSYLFTGTKEKIATGLLKIVILAAVLFGTLRTSDLAWALGDVGLGLMVWVNIIAMLFICKPTIIALKDYEQQKKQGLDPEFDPEKLGIKNADYWVERKKERASTARVKNSVSKKVNKQVQELVEK, encoded by the coding sequence ATGGAACAATTTGTTGGTTGGCTGAATGGGATTCTTTGGGGTCCGGTCACGATCTATGGTATTTTAATCGTTGGACTACTATTCTCTGCATTAACTAGATTTGTACAAGTTCGACAGATTAGAGAAATGTTTTCATTAATGTTTAAAGGGGAGAAATCAGAAGCGGGTGTATCTTCATTCCAAGCACTTTCGATTGCTTTATCAGGTCGTATCGGTACGGGGAATATTGTTGGTACTGCGTCAGCAATAGCATTCGGGGGTCCTGGGGCGATTTTTTGGATGTGGATAACAGGAATGATCGGCGCATCTTCTGCTTTCGTTGAGTCAACATTAGCTCAAATTTATAAAGAAAAGAAAAATGGTCAATATCGTGGGGGACCAGCTTTCTATATTGAAAAGGGGACAGGTATTCGTGCATTAGGCGTTATTTTTGCTATAGCAGCGATTGTGGCCATGGCGGTACTTATGCCAGGTGTTCAATCTAATGCGATTTCAAAAGCAATGAATAATGCGTTCGGTGTTGATCCGACAATTATTGGTATTATTACAGTTGTTATTCTTGGAATCATCATAATTGGCGGTGTAAAACGTATTGCAAATGCTGCAGAAGTAATCGTACCATTTATGGCAATTGCCTATATATTAATGGCAGTCCTTATTATTATTATGAATATTCAAGAAGTACCAGCAGTTTTTGCGTTAATTTTTAAAAGTGCTTTTAATTTAGATGCTACTTTTGGTGGGATGATTGGTGCGGCCGTTGCATGGGGAGTTAAACGTGCACTTTATGCTAATGAAGCTGGACAAGGTACTGGGGCTCACCCAGCCGCTGCAGCGGAAGTATCTCACCCTGTAAAACAAGGGTTAGTACAAACTGCATCGATTTATTTAGATACTATGGGGATTTGTACCGCAACAGCATTAATGATTTTATTTACTGGGCAATATAATGTACAAGTAGGTTCATCAGATGGACCATTAGTAGTAGAAAACGTACAAGGTGCTACTTATTCAGACTTTACACAATTAGCGGTAGGTTCTGCATTCACTTCTTTTGATAATTTCGGTTCAGCCTTTGTTGCAATTGCATTATTCTTCTTTGCTTTCACAACGTTAATGGCTTATTACTATATCGCTGAAACAAATGTATCGTACTTATTTACAGGAACAAAAGAAAAGATTGCAACAGGGTTATTGAAAATCGTAATCTTAGCAGCCGTTTTATTTGGTACTTTAAGAACATCAGATTTAGCATGGGCGCTTGGTGACGTGGGTCTTGGATTAATGGTATGGGTAAATATAATTGCTATGCTATTTATCTGTAAGCCAACAATAATTGCTCTAAAGGATTACGAACAACAAAAGAAACAGGGATTAGACCCTGAATTCGATCCAGAAAAGCTTGGCATTAAAAATGCTGATTATTGGGTTGAACGTAAAAAAGAAAGAGCTTCAACTGCTCGTGTGAAAAATAGCGTTTCGAAGAAGGTAAACAAACAAGTACAAGAACTTGTTGAAAAATAA
- the metK gene encoding methionine adenosyltransferase, translating to MTNRRLFTSESVTEGHPDKICDQISDAILDAILTEDPNARVACETTVTTGLVLVAGEITTSTYVDIKSVVRDTVTSIGYTRGKYGFDAENLAVLTAIGEQSPDIAQGVDQALEAREGSMTDEDIEAIGAGDQGLMFGYACNETPELMPLPISLAHKLARRLTEVRKSKEIPYLRPDGKTQVTVEYDENNHPVRIDTIVISTQHDEDVTLEQIHSDLKEHVIGHVVPQELIDGDTKYFINPTGRFVIGGPKGDAGLTGRKIIVDTYGGYARHGGGAFSGKDPTKVDRSAAYAARYVAKNIVASGLAERAEVQLAYAIGVARPVSISIDTFGTGKVAENQLVEWVNELFDLRPAGIIKMLDLRRPIYKQTAAYGHFGRTDLNVPWESTDIAEKLKEKANL from the coding sequence ATGACAAACCGTCGACTGTTTACATCAGAAAGTGTAACAGAAGGGCATCCGGATAAGATTTGTGACCAAATTTCCGATGCGATTTTAGATGCAATTTTAACAGAAGATCCAAATGCACGCGTTGCTTGCGAAACAACTGTAACAACTGGCTTAGTCCTTGTTGCAGGTGAAATAACTACATCTACTTATGTAGATATCAAAAGCGTTGTTCGTGATACAGTAACTAGTATTGGCTATACACGAGGAAAATATGGCTTTGACGCGGAAAATTTAGCTGTTCTTACTGCGATAGGTGAGCAATCACCTGATATTGCACAAGGCGTAGACCAAGCTCTTGAAGCACGTGAAGGTTCTATGACTGATGAGGATATTGAAGCAATCGGTGCAGGTGACCAAGGATTAATGTTTGGATACGCTTGTAATGAAACACCTGAACTAATGCCTTTACCAATTAGTTTAGCTCATAAATTAGCACGTCGATTAACTGAAGTACGTAAATCTAAAGAAATCCCTTATTTACGTCCTGATGGTAAAACTCAAGTTACTGTTGAATATGATGAAAACAATCATCCAGTTCGTATTGACACAATTGTCATTTCTACTCAACATGACGAAGATGTTACACTAGAACAAATTCATTCAGACTTAAAAGAACATGTTATTGGACATGTTGTTCCACAAGAATTAATTGATGGAGATACTAAATACTTCATTAACCCAACAGGTCGCTTTGTAATTGGTGGGCCTAAAGGAGATGCTGGACTTACAGGTCGAAAAATTATCGTGGACACTTACGGTGGTTATGCACGTCATGGTGGGGGAGCATTCTCAGGAAAAGATCCAACAAAAGTTGACCGTTCAGCAGCATATGCAGCACGTTATGTTGCCAAAAATATCGTTGCCTCTGGTTTAGCGGAAAGAGCAGAAGTGCAGCTTGCTTATGCAATTGGTGTAGCACGTCCAGTGTCAATTTCAATTGATACTTTCGGTACAGGTAAAGTAGCTGAAAACCAACTCGTAGAATGGGTTAATGAGCTATTTGATTTACGCCCGGCAGGAATCATTAAAATGCTTGACCTTCGCAGACCAATTTACAAACAAACTGCAGCTTATGGACATTTCGGTCGTACTGATTTAAATGTTCCTTGGGAAAGCACTGATATCGCTGAAAAATTAAAAGAAAAAGCCAACTTATAA
- a CDS encoding alpha/beta hydrolase has product MWKWEAEGKPKAVVVIIHSAFEHHQWYAWLIEQFRSEGYHVVMGDLPGHGEDAKYNRVHDETVVEYMLYIKHLMQIALTYGMPVFILGQGLGGTLAIQFLKKNKVECAGLILSSPWLHLKKKSNLLTNALTSLGTITPKKKISLELDKKLLTRHLEGYHEMTGELPYNSNMTVRSFRSLQQLMKNLTTQQESSVSLPLLMMTAQQDKITDVTISKKWLLQQNASEIHYKDWAYSYHNLFHDQERELVFIYVKDFMNNVMRSLGYIIK; this is encoded by the coding sequence ATGTGGAAATGGGAAGCAGAAGGTAAACCTAAAGCAGTAGTTGTGATTATTCATAGTGCTTTTGAGCATCATCAGTGGTATGCATGGCTGATTGAACAATTTAGGTCAGAAGGTTATCACGTTGTCATGGGAGACTTACCAGGACACGGTGAGGATGCTAAGTATAATAGGGTACATGATGAAACAGTCGTTGAATATATGTTATATATTAAACACTTAATGCAAATTGCGTTAACTTATGGAATGCCTGTTTTTATCCTTGGACAAGGACTCGGTGGAACTTTAGCTATTCAATTCCTTAAAAAAAATAAAGTAGAATGTGCAGGATTAATTTTAAGTTCACCGTGGTTGCATTTGAAAAAGAAATCAAATCTTTTAACGAATGCATTAACTTCTCTTGGAACAATAACACCAAAAAAGAAGATCTCACTCGAGTTGGATAAAAAATTATTAACGAGACATTTGGAAGGTTATCATGAAATGACAGGCGAACTACCTTATAATTCGAATATGACTGTGCGTTCTTTTCGAAGTCTTCAACAATTGATGAAAAATCTTACAACTCAACAAGAAAGTTCAGTGTCCTTACCTCTTTTAATGATGACAGCTCAACAAGATAAAATCACCGACGTGACTATATCAAAGAAGTGGTTATTACAACAAAATGCATCGGAAATACATTATAAGGATTGGGCATACAGTTACCATAATCTATTTCATGATCAAGAAAGAGAATTAGTTTTTATTTATGTAAAAGATTTTATGAATAATGTAATGCGTTCTCTTGGTTATATAATAAAATAA
- a CDS encoding class I SAM-dependent methyltransferase, with the protein MKLERVLQYTKTLLSLSIEKGEIAVDGTAGNGHDTLFLAELVGENGHVYSFDIQQQAVDATEQKLKEHDLFSRATVILDGHEHISKYVHGEIAGAVFNLGYLPGANHQIITKGNTTIQALKQILTQLKIGGIIVLVVYYGHEGGTEERDAVIDFVSGLSQKHVHVLQYKFLNQKNNPPFIIALEKIKELPEESY; encoded by the coding sequence GTGAAGTTGGAAAGAGTTTTACAATATACAAAAACTTTATTATCGCTTTCCATTGAAAAGGGAGAAATTGCCGTCGATGGAACTGCTGGAAACGGCCATGATACATTATTTTTAGCTGAACTTGTTGGAGAAAATGGACATGTTTATTCATTTGATATTCAACAACAAGCGGTAGATGCTACTGAGCAAAAACTTAAGGAACACGACTTGTTTTCACGTGCTACGGTAATCCTAGATGGACATGAACATATTTCAAAATATGTTCATGGTGAAATTGCGGGAGCAGTATTTAATTTAGGCTATTTACCAGGTGCAAATCATCAGATTATTACAAAAGGCAATACAACTATCCAAGCATTAAAACAAATACTAACACAATTGAAAATTGGCGGCATCATTGTTCTAGTAGTCTATTATGGTCATGAAGGTGGCACAGAAGAACGAGATGCAGTAATTGACTTTGTTAGCGGGTTATCTCAAAAACACGTTCACGTATTACAATATAAATTTTTAAATCAAAAAAATAATCCACCATTTATCATTGCACTTGAAAAAATAAAAGAACTGCCTGAAGAATCCTATTAA
- a CDS encoding TIGR01212 family radical SAM protein (This family includes YhcC from E. coli K-12, an uncharacterized radical SAM protein.): MSEQQFPFPSDGKRYYTWNRYLRNEFGHKVYKVALDAGFDCPNRDGTVAFGGCTFCSAAGSGDFAGDRVDPIPVQFEKIKEKMQNKWKDGKTMAYFQAYTNTHAPLPVLKEKFEAALACEGVMGLSIATRPDCLPDDVVEYLAELNERTYLWVELGLQTVHEKTANLINRAHDFATYVEGVEKLRKHGIRICTHIINGLPLEDYDMMMETAREVAKLDVQGIKIHLLHLLKGTPLVKQYEKGMLEFLEKDQYIQLVADQLEVIPPEMIVHRITGDGPIDLMIGPMWSVNKWEVLNGIDAELERRGSWQGKLYNAEVKR, encoded by the coding sequence ATGTCTGAACAACAATTTCCTTTTCCCTCAGATGGGAAACGTTATTATACATGGAATCGCTATTTGCGAAATGAATTTGGCCACAAAGTATATAAAGTGGCTTTAGATGCTGGATTTGATTGTCCGAATCGAGATGGTACAGTTGCTTTTGGTGGCTGTACGTTTTGTAGCGCTGCAGGAAGTGGTGACTTTGCGGGTGACCGAGTTGACCCAATTCCAGTTCAATTTGAAAAAATTAAAGAAAAAATGCAGAACAAGTGGAAAGATGGTAAAACGATGGCTTACTTCCAAGCCTACACAAATACCCATGCCCCACTTCCAGTTTTGAAAGAAAAATTCGAAGCCGCACTTGCTTGCGAAGGTGTCATGGGGTTAAGTATTGCAACACGTCCAGACTGCTTACCGGACGATGTGGTTGAGTATTTAGCTGAATTAAATGAACGTACGTATTTATGGGTTGAGCTTGGTCTTCAAACAGTACACGAAAAAACAGCTAACCTTATTAATCGCGCCCATGATTTTGCCACATATGTAGAAGGTGTAGAAAAATTAAGAAAACATGGGATCCGAATATGCACTCACATTATTAATGGTCTTCCTTTAGAAGATTACGATATGATGATGGAAACTGCACGAGAAGTAGCAAAACTTGATGTTCAAGGAATCAAAATCCATTTACTTCATTTATTAAAAGGGACACCATTAGTGAAACAATATGAAAAAGGAATGCTCGAATTTCTTGAAAAAGATCAATATATCCAACTCGTAGCAGACCAATTAGAAGTGATCCCCCCAGAGATGATTGTTCACCGTATTACAGGTGATGGACCCATTGATTTAATGATTGGCCCAATGTGGAGTGTTAATAAATGGGAAGTTTTAAATGGAATTGATGCTGAACTAGAGCGTCGTGGTAGCTGGCAAGGAAAATTGTATAACGCGGAAGTGAAACGATAA
- a CDS encoding MFS transporter — MPKSVWLLVIGMILNTTGNSFLWPLNTIYMHDHLGKSLSIAGLVLMINAGAGVLGNLIGGYLFDKIGGYYSIMTGIVITLVALTGMAIWHGWPHYVWFLTITGFSIGIVMPSMFAMVGAVWPEGGRKAFNAIYLASNLGVAVGPALAGPIAAISFDFLFISNLLLYIAFFLLAVIGYRKMDSKVVKEKTEEIEHVEIKNKTPFYALLIVCSGYLLTWIAYSQWPTTLSTHIQGMGISLNQYSLLWTINGLLIITLQPIISPIIRRFEKQIKGQLVFGVIVMMFSFILIIFADSFKIFAFAMVILTLGEIFVFPAVPTIANEIAPNGKNGSYQGVVNSVAAIGRMIGPFFGGVMVDLYNMEVLIWILCSFFIIAIVPCLVFDRPLRKTKLVKEIDSM; from the coding sequence ATGCCAAAAAGTGTCTGGCTTTTAGTTATTGGGATGATTTTGAATACTACTGGAAACTCCTTTCTATGGCCGCTTAATACAATTTACATGCATGATCATTTAGGTAAATCCTTATCAATAGCTGGTTTGGTTTTAATGATTAATGCAGGAGCAGGGGTATTAGGGAATCTAATTGGAGGATACCTATTCGATAAAATCGGTGGTTATTATTCCATTATGACAGGAATAGTCATTACGCTAGTAGCTTTAACTGGAATGGCAATTTGGCATGGATGGCCACATTATGTTTGGTTTTTAACGATAACTGGATTTAGTATTGGTATTGTTATGCCTAGCATGTTTGCAATGGTAGGGGCGGTATGGCCAGAAGGTGGACGTAAAGCATTTAATGCTATATATTTAGCATCCAATTTAGGTGTAGCAGTTGGACCCGCATTAGCTGGACCTATTGCAGCCATCAGTTTTGACTTCTTATTTATATCGAATCTTTTGTTATATATTGCTTTCTTTTTGTTAGCTGTCATCGGATATCGAAAGATGGATTCGAAAGTTGTGAAGGAAAAAACAGAAGAGATTGAACACGTAGAAATAAAAAATAAAACGCCATTCTATGCATTGTTAATTGTGTGCTCGGGTTATTTGCTTACTTGGATTGCTTATTCACAGTGGCCTACAACACTATCTACACATATACAAGGAATGGGCATCAGTTTAAATCAATATAGCTTACTTTGGACAATCAATGGGCTATTAATTATCACCCTTCAACCTATAATTAGTCCGATTATTCGTCGTTTTGAAAAACAAATTAAAGGTCAATTAGTTTTTGGTGTAATTGTCATGATGTTTTCGTTTATTTTGATTATTTTTGCAGATAGTTTTAAAATTTTTGCATTCGCGATGGTTATTCTTACCCTTGGTGAAATATTTGTATTTCCAGCTGTCCCAACTATTGCAAATGAGATTGCTCCTAATGGTAAAAATGGTTCATATCAAGGAGTAGTGAACAGTGTAGCAGCCATTGGTAGAATGATCGGTCCTTTTTTCGGTGGAGTAATGGTGGATCTTTATAATATGGAAGTTTTAATTTGGATACTATGTTCGTTCTTTATCATCGCCATTGTACCTTGTCTTGTATTTGATCGGCCTCTTAGAAAGACTAAGCTCGTAAAAGAGATTGATTCAATGTAA
- the leuS gene encoding leucine--tRNA ligase yields MSFNHQQIEKKWQQYWEENKSFKTLEDPSKPKFYALDMFPYPSGAGLHVGHPEGYTATDILSRFKRMQGYDVLHPMGWDAFGLPAEQYALDTGNDPAEFTAKNIATFKRQIQELGFSYDWDREINTTDPEYYKWTQWIFTKLVEMDLAYVDEIAVNWCPALGTVLANEEVIDGKSERGGHPVERRPMRQWVLRITKYADRLLDDLEEVDWPESIKDMQRNWIGRSEGAQVKFTVAGSDNAFEVFTTRPDTLFGATYCVLAPEHKLVDAITTAEQREAVEAYLDKVKMKSDLERTDLAKEKTGVFTGAYAVNPINGKEIPIWIADYVLASYGTGAIMAVPAHDERDYEFAKEFGLEIIPVLEGGDIENEAFTGDGPHINSDFLNGLNKVEGISKAINWLEEKGVGEKKISYRLRDWLFSRQRYWGEPIPVIHWEDGTMTTIPENELPLELPKTSNIRPSGTGESPLANIEEWVNVVDPVSGKKGRRETNTMPQWAGSSWYFLRYIDPKNSEALADPELLKRWLPVDIYIGGAEHAVLHLLYARFWHKVLYDLGVVPTKEPFQKLFNQGMILGEGNEKMSKSKGNVVNPDDIIHSHGADTLRLYEMFMGPLDASVAWSTNGLDGARRFLDRIWRLYTTDEGKLAEKVQKVSDTTLEKSYHQTVKKVTEDYEHLRFNTAISQMMVFINDCYKAESFPMEYAEGFVKLLAPIAPHVAEELWAILGHTNTITYEQWPAYDEAKLVDDEVEVVVQVNGKVRSKVKVAKDASKEQLEEVAQADEKVKEFTDGKTIVKVIAVPGKLVNIVVK; encoded by the coding sequence ATGAGTTTTAATCATCAACAAATCGAAAAAAAATGGCAGCAATATTGGGAAGAAAATAAATCATTTAAAACATTAGAAGATCCATCTAAGCCAAAGTTCTATGCATTAGACATGTTCCCGTACCCATCTGGAGCTGGTTTACACGTTGGACATCCTGAAGGTTATACAGCGACAGATATTTTATCACGCTTCAAACGTATGCAAGGTTATGATGTACTTCATCCAATGGGATGGGATGCATTCGGTCTTCCAGCTGAGCAATATGCGTTAGATACTGGAAACGACCCAGCTGAATTTACAGCAAAGAACATTGCTACATTCAAACGTCAAATTCAAGAGTTAGGTTTTTCTTATGATTGGGATCGTGAAATTAACACGACTGACCCAGAATATTACAAATGGACTCAGTGGATCTTTACAAAGCTTGTTGAAATGGACTTAGCTTATGTAGATGAAATTGCTGTAAACTGGTGTCCAGCATTAGGAACAGTTCTTGCTAATGAAGAAGTAATCGACGGAAAATCAGAACGCGGTGGACATCCAGTAGAGCGTCGTCCTATGCGTCAATGGGTTTTACGTATTACAAAATATGCAGATCGTTTACTTGATGATTTAGAAGAAGTAGATTGGCCTGAATCAATTAAAGATATGCAACGTAACTGGATTGGCCGCTCTGAAGGTGCACAAGTGAAATTTACAGTTGCAGGTAGCGACAATGCATTTGAAGTATTTACAACTCGTCCAGATACTTTATTTGGTGCCACATATTGTGTATTAGCACCTGAACATAAGTTAGTTGATGCAATTACAACTGCTGAACAACGTGAAGCAGTAGAGGCATATCTAGACAAAGTAAAAATGAAATCTGATTTAGAACGTACTGATTTAGCAAAAGAAAAAACAGGTGTATTCACAGGTGCATATGCAGTGAATCCAATTAACGGTAAAGAAATTCCGATTTGGATTGCAGATTATGTGTTAGCGTCTTACGGAACTGGTGCAATTATGGCTGTTCCAGCACATGACGAACGTGACTATGAGTTTGCTAAAGAGTTCGGATTAGAGATTATTCCTGTACTAGAAGGTGGAGATATCGAAAATGAAGCCTTCACTGGTGATGGTCCACACATTAATTCAGACTTCTTAAATGGGTTAAATAAAGTCGAAGGTATTTCAAAAGCCATCAATTGGTTAGAAGAAAAAGGAGTAGGGGAAAAGAAAATTTCTTATCGTCTACGTGATTGGTTGTTCTCTCGTCAACGTTATTGGGGAGAACCGATTCCTGTTATTCATTGGGAAGACGGTACAATGACAACAATCCCTGAAAACGAATTGCCATTAGAATTACCAAAAACGTCCAATATTCGCCCTTCAGGTACTGGTGAATCACCACTAGCCAATATCGAAGAATGGGTAAATGTTGTAGACCCTGTATCAGGTAAAAAGGGCCGTCGTGAAACAAATACTATGCCACAATGGGCTGGATCAAGTTGGTACTTCTTACGTTATATTGATCCAAAAAATAGCGAAGCACTTGCAGACCCAGAATTATTAAAACGTTGGTTACCTGTTGATATTTACATCGGCGGTGCTGAGCATGCTGTTCTACACTTACTATACGCTCGTTTCTGGCATAAAGTCCTTTACGATCTAGGTGTTGTTCCAACGAAGGAACCATTCCAAAAATTATTCAACCAAGGAATGATTTTAGGTGAAGGTAATGAAAAAATGTCTAAATCAAAAGGAAATGTTGTAAATCCTGATGATATCATCCATAGTCATGGTGCCGATACATTACGTTTATATGAAATGTTCATGGGACCTTTAGATGCATCTGTTGCATGGTCTACTAATGGTCTTGATGGTGCACGCCGTTTCTTAGATCGTATCTGGCGTCTTTATACTACTGATGAAGGCAAATTAGCTGAAAAAGTACAAAAAGTTTCCGATACAACACTTGAAAAATCATATCACCAAACTGTGAAAAAAGTGACTGAGGACTATGAACACTTAAGATTTAATACAGCGATCTCTCAAATGATGGTATTTATTAATGATTGCTATAAAGCGGAAAGTTTCCCAATGGAATATGCAGAAGGCTTTGTTAAGTTATTGGCACCAATTGCACCACACGTTGCTGAAGAACTATGGGCAATTTTAGGTCATACCAATACAATTACTTACGAACAATGGCCAGCGTATGATGAAGCAAAACTTGTAGATGACGAAGTGGAAGTTGTAGTTCAAGTAAACGGGAAAGTACGTTCAAAAGTAAAAGTAGCAAAAGATGCATCAAAAGAACAACTAGAAGAAGTTGCTCAGGCTGATGAAAAAGTAAAAGAGTTTACAGACGGAAAAACAATTGTGAAAGTGATTGCTGTACCAGGTAAACTAGTAAATATTGTAGTAAAATAA
- a CDS encoding gamma carbonic anhydrase family protein, with translation MIYPFKEKNPKIDPSVYIADYATITGDVTIGAETSIWFNTVIRGDVAPTIIGKRCSIQDLSCLHQSPNNPLIIEDEVTIGHQVTLHSCVIRKRALIGMGSIILDRAEIGEGAFIGAGSLVPPGKKIPPNTLAMGRPAKVVREITEEDRKDMDRIIREYVEKGQYYKSLQEK, from the coding sequence ATGATTTATCCTTTTAAAGAAAAAAATCCTAAGATTGACCCATCTGTTTATATTGCAGACTATGCAACAATTACGGGAGATGTAACGATTGGTGCCGAAACCTCCATTTGGTTTAACACAGTCATTCGGGGGGATGTTGCACCAACAATTATTGGAAAACGTTGCAGCATTCAAGATCTTAGCTGCTTACATCAAAGCCCCAATAATCCTCTAATTATAGAGGACGAAGTAACAATTGGCCACCAAGTGACGTTACATAGCTGTGTTATTCGTAAACGAGCTTTAATTGGAATGGGTTCCATTATTTTAGACCGCGCTGAAATTGGTGAAGGTGCTTTTATCGGAGCCGGTAGCCTAGTGCCTCCTGGTAAAAAGATTCCACCTAATACTCTTGCCATGGGACGACCTGCAAAAGTTGTAAGAGAAATTACCGAAGAAGATCGCAAAGATATGGACCGAATCATCCGTGAATACGTAGAAAAAGGACAATACTACAAATCATTACAAGAAAAATAA
- the pckA gene encoding phosphoenolpyruvate carboxykinase (ATP) gives MNSVEIANELKELLNGKNINVQLSVPQLVEKATSRGEADLTADGAIVAKTGKYTGRSPKDKYTVVEESSQDKIDWGKVNQPISSEVFDQLYIKVVNYLKEKDELFVFKGFAGADKDSQLDIQVVNEYAWHNLFCHQLFIRPTEDELKSHEAEFTIVSAPGFKADPAIDGTNSETFIIVSLEKKIILIGGTEYAGEMKKSIFGIMNYLLPESGILSMHCSANVGEAGDVALFFGLSGTGKTTLSADANRKLIGDDEHGWSDNGVFNIEGGCYAKTINLSAEKEPEIYNAIRFGSVLENVVIDSETRVPNYDDNSLTENTRAAYPIHYIDNIVSPSVAGHPKTIVFLTADAFGVLPPISKLTKEQAMYHFLSGFTSKLAGTERGVTEPEPVFSTCFGAPFLPLPATRYAEMLGEKIDEHGAQVFLVNTGWTGGEYGVGSRMKLSYTRTMVRAAIDGKLNDVPTTQDAVFGLHIPTSIEGVPSEVLNPRDAWADKKAYDQKANFLADLFKENFNKFSNVSEEITKNGGPLV, from the coding sequence ATGAATTCAGTAGAAATCGCTAACGAACTGAAGGAATTATTAAACGGTAAGAACATAAATGTCCAACTTTCGGTACCACAATTAGTTGAAAAAGCTACCTCAAGAGGGGAGGCTGACCTTACAGCTGACGGTGCTATCGTTGCCAAAACTGGGAAATATACTGGTCGATCACCAAAAGATAAATATACAGTTGTTGAAGAAAGCTCTCAAGATAAAATTGATTGGGGTAAAGTAAACCAACCAATCTCATCTGAGGTATTTGATCAGCTTTATATTAAAGTTGTTAATTATTTAAAGGAAAAAGATGAATTATTCGTATTTAAAGGATTCGCTGGTGCGGACAAAGATTCTCAACTCGATATTCAAGTAGTAAACGAATACGCATGGCATAATCTTTTCTGTCATCAATTATTTATCCGACCAACTGAAGATGAGTTAAAATCTCACGAAGCAGAATTTACAATTGTATCTGCTCCTGGTTTTAAAGCAGACCCAGCAATTGATGGTACAAATTCCGAAACATTTATTATTGTTTCTTTAGAGAAAAAGATCATCCTAATTGGTGGTACTGAATACGCTGGTGAAATGAAAAAATCTATTTTCGGAATTATGAACTACTTATTACCGGAAAGTGGAATCCTTTCAATGCACTGTTCAGCTAACGTTGGCGAAGCTGGTGATGTAGCTTTATTCTTCGGTTTATCAGGTACTGGTAAAACTACATTATCTGCAGATGCAAACCGTAAATTAATTGGTGACGATGAACACGGTTGGTCTGATAATGGTGTCTTTAATATCGAAGGTGGTTGCTACGCTAAAACAATTAACCTTTCTGCTGAAAAAGAACCAGAAATTTATAATGCAATCCGTTTCGGTTCAGTTTTAGAAAACGTTGTAATCGATTCAGAAACTCGTGTACCAAATTATGATGATAATTCATTAACAGAAAACACACGTGCTGCATATCCAATTCATTATATTGATAATATTGTATCACCTTCTGTTGCTGGTCACCCAAAAACAATCGTATTTTTAACTGCTGATGCATTCGGTGTACTACCTCCTATTTCGAAGTTAACTAAAGAGCAAGCAATGTATCACTTCTTAAGTGGATTTACTTCAAAATTAGCAGGTACAGAACGTGGTGTAACAGAACCAGAACCAGTATTCTCAACATGTTTCGGTGCTCCATTCCTTCCACTTCCAGCAACTCGTTATGCTGAAATGTTAGGTGAAAAAATTGATGAGCACGGTGCACAAGTTTTCCTAGTTAACACTGGATGGACTGGTGGAGAATATGGTGTAGGTAGTCGTATGAAGCTATCTTATACTCGCACAATGGTTCGTGCAGCAATTGACGGTAAATTAAATGATGTTCCAACAACTCAAGATGCTGTATTTGGATTACACATTCCTACATCAATTGAAGGTGTACCTAGCGAAGTACTAAATCCACGTGATGCATGGGCAGATAAAAAAGCTTATGATCAAAAAGCTAATTTCTTAGCGGATTTATTTAAAGAAAACTTTAATAAATTCAGTAACGTTTCTGAGGAAATTACTAAAAACGGTGGACCTTTAGTTTAA